The Enterococcus rotai genome includes a window with the following:
- the gcvH gene encoding glycine cleavage system protein GcvH, producing MAKAEELKFSKSHEWVLFDGDKVRIGLSDYAQDQLGDIVFIDLPDEGDEVTKGESFADIESVKAVSEAYSPITATVSAINEELMDSPELINSAPLDSWLIEVEGVEAIEDLLTADEYKKFCEESEEA from the coding sequence ATGGCAAAGGCGGAAGAATTGAAGTTTTCTAAATCACATGAGTGGGTACTTTTTGATGGAGATAAAGTTAGGATCGGTCTGTCTGATTACGCACAAGACCAATTAGGGGATATTGTGTTTATTGATTTACCAGATGAAGGGGATGAAGTCACAAAAGGTGAATCATTTGCGGATATCGAATCAGTTAAAGCTGTTTCAGAGGCGTATTCTCCAATTACAGCAACGGTTTCAGCAATCAATGAAGAGTTGATGGATAGCCCAGAGTTGATCAATTCTGCACCATTGGATTCATGGTTGATCGAAGTAGAGGGAGTCGAAGCAATCGAAGACTTATTAACCGCTGACGAATATAAGAAATTCTGCGAAGAATCTGAGGAGGCGTAA